Below is a window of Actinomycetes bacterium DNA.
ACGCCGGGGACCCACGTCCATCTCTTAAAGATCCACGTGAGAACCAGAATTCCCGCTGCCACCCCGGTAGCGATCCACGCGGTCCGGCTTTGCGCCCACAACAGCGCAGTCAAAGATGCGATTGGCCCGACCAGCCACAGCAGAACTCGGGCACCGGACCGAACCGTGGAACTCAGTAACCAGAGCAACTGCAGCAGCAGCGTCATCCCAGCGGTAAGGCCCATGCTGTTCGGGTGACCAGCGATCCCGGCGAGTTGCAGCACACCCAGCCACTCCCGCTGGTTTCGATCGTAGAGCCCTCGAACATCGGCGCCCTGCAAGTCAGCGAAACCAAAACCCATCGACAGCCAAACCATGACGCCCAGCAGTACGACTATCGAGGTCCGGGTCGGCAGTGGCCGTAGCGAGTAACCGGCCAGTACTCCCGCGGCGGCCGCAACACCCATTGCGGCTGGCACGGCTGTGGTCTCGTCATAGCCATGGACAATGCCCGCCAAGGTGGGCAGTGCCACTAGCAGGCCCACCGTGATCGCGCTAAACCAAATCCAGACTGAGCGCACCAGGAAGAGCGCGCAGATGATTGAAAAGAGCGCAGCCACTGCGACGACTGCTGCACTTGCGGATTCGATCCGGATGGAGCCGCCGGCGGCCCAACCGGTCATCTGCCGCAAGCAGACAACAGCAGCGAGGGCCGGACCAATGGCCACTCCTACCGACAGCGCCACTGAGCCGACGGATGGCTGACTGGGCTCCTTCTCGGCGGATCGTCGCCCGCCAGCCTTAGTCACTTGCGTCGGCATCGGCACCCTCTCTCAATAGAACGGTACCCGCCAAATGAATATCCGGAGGCGCCAACCCACGTTGCCAGGGCACCGAGTCGCCCTCGACTCGCAACCCGGGATTCTGCCAGACAGCATGGGTCTAGACCAAGGAGAACCGATGAGCACTGACGACCGAGCGGGAACTCCGGCGCAACTAGACGATCTAGTGGATCTGCCGGCCCTCATCACTGCCTACTACTCCCGTCACCCAGATATTTCCGATCCTGATCAGCAGGTAGCTTTCGGTACTTCTGGGCATCGTGGTTCGGCCTTCGACGGGGCGTTCAACGATGACCACATTGCCGCCACCTCGCAAGCCATCTGCGACTACCGCGCCTCACAGGGAATCGCAGGACCGCTATTCCTCGGCCGCGACACCCACGGGCTCAGCGAACCGGCATGGACTACCGCCGTGGAGGTTTT
It encodes the following:
- a CDS encoding O-antigen ligase family protein; protein product: MPTQVTKAGGRRSAEKEPSQPSVGSVALSVGVAIGPALAAVVCLRQMTGWAAGGSIRIESASAAVVAVAALFSIICALFLVRSVWIWFSAITVGLLVALPTLAGIVHGYDETTAVPAAMGVAAAAGVLAGYSLRPLPTRTSIVVLLGVMVWLSMGFGFADLQGADVRGLYDRNQREWLGVLQLAGIAGHPNSMGLTAGMTLLLQLLWLLSSTVRSGARVLLWLVGPIASLTALLWAQSRTAWIATGVAAGILVLTWIFKRWTWVPGVVLSLVALAVVVLPWRDFGLHGRWYAWQVVQESLADNWLLGRGPYLLSPEFWDSWTATAGEVVLWEPAHAHNQFLASLGLLGLVGVAICLLAFFIMIRIAGKVRLADFGWTISAVALLLLYSGPEVTFGVADVSATYLPVLVLVTVLGLGWQRRATA